Proteins encoded together in one Corallococcus soli window:
- a CDS encoding VIT domain-containing protein, whose product MRVTLATLFVCLLALPAFAQTPCPPPASPVSQGAVSQGTLVALLRQQAQDTGCPDTAPRTFSLKHTQVDAEVSGFLASVTVTQVFENPYAAPLEALYVFPLPELAAVDGMELHVGARVIQGVIQTREQARDTYERAKAEGKTAALLDQERPNVFTQSVANILPGETIRVRIHYVERLTYDAGTYRFTFPMVVGPRFIGGEPLATRQGEGTSPDTTTVPDASRITPPVLPADVRSGHDIQLTVRLDAGLPVHSLRSTSHRVEVTRERQSRATVSLGRDDRIPNKDFTLEYVVADALIRPAVLMHRDPGADHGYFMVMLNPQLAPTEKEITPRELYMVLDTSCSQSGLAIEKSKAITKEVLNHLMPEDTFQVLNFDTQVTKFAPGAVPATPENIQSALPYVESFWGGGGTDVRIAAQEAMVPANDPARLRMVLFMTDGLIGGDDFVLNTLQTHLREETRIFSAGVGNSVNRYLIAKMGELGRGASTFVNLHRPEEEVAREFEQRMRGPVLTSLVVDTEGLPVTDVYPKRVPDLFAGQPLFLVGKFTGTGDGLLRISGRVRGQLRHFDVPVHFPEVAPEHDALKSLWARQRIEELTVQGYRGETPDIVKGITDTALEYHLMSRFTSFVAVEQVARTAPNGETVKELVPVQLPDGMLEGSLSREEIPPGDPIISVRAPRDARRVTAYFPFGLVKPLTFDAVSGAWRGRFLVPLGVADGYYTVFLISELADGRVQRSEVRYRLDSQGNDFEVALSQRELAPGDTVTLDVDAVETTKEVSVYGELFGEEQHQLTSEDGLRFTTSLVVPEGTPAGTHELVFVARDAAGNRFERRETLRVIHSRRD is encoded by the coding sequence ATGCGAGTCACGCTCGCCACGCTCTTCGTCTGTCTGCTGGCCCTCCCGGCCTTCGCTCAAACCCCGTGCCCTCCCCCGGCGTCCCCCGTCAGCCAGGGCGCCGTGTCCCAGGGCACGCTCGTGGCGCTGCTGCGTCAGCAGGCCCAGGACACCGGGTGCCCGGACACCGCGCCGCGCACCTTCAGCCTCAAGCACACGCAGGTGGACGCGGAGGTCAGCGGCTTCCTCGCCTCCGTCACCGTGACGCAGGTGTTCGAGAACCCCTACGCCGCGCCCCTTGAAGCGCTCTACGTCTTCCCGCTGCCGGAGCTGGCCGCGGTGGACGGCATGGAGCTGCACGTCGGCGCCCGCGTCATCCAAGGCGTCATCCAGACGCGCGAGCAGGCCCGCGACACCTACGAGCGCGCCAAGGCCGAGGGCAAGACGGCCGCGCTGCTCGACCAGGAGCGCCCCAACGTCTTCACCCAGTCCGTCGCCAACATCCTCCCTGGCGAAACCATCCGCGTGCGGATCCACTATGTGGAGCGCCTCACCTACGACGCGGGCACCTACCGCTTCACCTTCCCCATGGTCGTCGGCCCCCGCTTCATCGGCGGTGAGCCGCTCGCCACGCGCCAGGGCGAAGGCACCTCGCCGGACACCACCACCGTCCCCGACGCCAGCCGCATCACGCCCCCCGTGCTCCCCGCCGACGTGCGCAGCGGCCATGACATCCAGCTCACCGTGCGCCTGGACGCGGGCCTCCCGGTGCACTCGCTGCGCTCCACCTCCCACCGCGTGGAGGTGACGCGGGAGCGCCAGTCCCGCGCCACCGTCAGCCTGGGCCGCGACGACCGCATCCCCAACAAGGACTTCACGCTGGAGTACGTCGTCGCCGACGCGCTCATCCGCCCCGCCGTCCTCATGCACCGCGACCCCGGCGCGGACCACGGCTACTTCATGGTGATGCTCAACCCGCAGCTCGCCCCCACCGAGAAGGAGATCACCCCCCGCGAGCTGTACATGGTCCTGGACACGTCCTGCTCGCAGTCCGGCCTCGCCATCGAGAAGTCCAAGGCCATCACGAAGGAGGTGCTCAACCACCTGATGCCGGAGGACACCTTCCAGGTCCTCAACTTCGACACGCAGGTCACCAAGTTCGCGCCTGGCGCCGTCCCCGCCACGCCGGAGAACATCCAGAGCGCCCTGCCCTACGTCGAAAGCTTCTGGGGCGGTGGCGGCACCGACGTGCGCATCGCCGCGCAGGAAGCCATGGTGCCCGCCAACGACCCGGCCCGCCTGCGCATGGTGCTCTTCATGACCGACGGCCTCATCGGCGGGGATGACTTCGTGCTCAACACGCTCCAGACCCACCTGCGCGAAGAGACGCGCATCTTCTCCGCCGGTGTCGGCAACAGCGTGAACCGCTACCTCATCGCGAAGATGGGAGAGCTTGGTCGGGGCGCCTCCACCTTCGTCAACCTCCACCGCCCGGAAGAGGAGGTCGCCCGCGAGTTCGAGCAGCGCATGCGCGGCCCCGTCCTCACCTCCCTCGTCGTGGACACCGAAGGTCTGCCCGTCACGGACGTGTACCCGAAGCGCGTGCCGGACCTCTTCGCCGGCCAGCCGCTGTTCCTCGTGGGCAAGTTCACCGGCACCGGGGACGGCCTGCTTCGCATCTCCGGCCGCGTGCGCGGTCAGCTCCGCCACTTCGACGTGCCGGTGCACTTCCCCGAAGTGGCCCCTGAGCACGACGCCCTCAAGAGCCTCTGGGCCCGCCAGCGCATCGAGGAGCTCACCGTGCAGGGCTACCGCGGTGAGACGCCCGACATCGTGAAGGGCATCACGGACACCGCGCTCGAGTACCACCTGATGAGCCGCTTCACGTCCTTCGTCGCGGTGGAGCAGGTGGCGCGCACCGCCCCCAACGGCGAGACGGTGAAGGAGCTGGTCCCCGTGCAGCTCCCCGACGGCATGCTCGAAGGCTCCCTGAGCCGCGAGGAGATCCCCCCGGGCGACCCCATCATCTCCGTGCGCGCCCCGCGCGACGCCCGCCGCGTGACGGCCTACTTCCCCTTCGGCCTCGTGAAGCCGCTCACGTTCGACGCGGTGTCCGGCGCCTGGCGCGGCCGGTTCCTCGTGCCCCTGGGTGTCGCGGATGGCTACTACACGGTGTTCCTCATCTCGGAGCTGGCGGACGGCCGGGTGCAGCGCAGCGAGGTGCGCTACCGCCTGGACTCCCAGGGCAACGACTTCGAGGTCGCCCTCTCCCAGCGCGAGCTTGCCCCCGGGGACACCGTGACGCTGGACGTGGACGCGGTGGAGACCACGAAGGAGGTCAGCGTGTACGGCGAGCTGTTCGGCGAGGAGCAGCACCAGCTCACGTCCGAGGACGGCCTGCGCTTCACCACGTCGCTCGTCGTCCCGGAAGGCACCCCGGCCGGAACGCATGAGCTGGTGTTCGTCGCGCGTGACGCGGCCGGCAACCGCTTCGAGCGACGTGAGACGCTGCGCGTCATCCACTCCCGGCGCGACTGA
- the glgX gene encoding glycogen debranching protein GlgX — protein MSSKREIWPGKPWPRGATFDGSGTNFAVYSQVATRVEVCLFDKADPTKEIERFDLPVSTEFVWHGYVPDLEPGTLYGLRVHGPYEPEKGHRCNPHKLLVDPYAKALYGEVDWKQPVFGYPLDHPKKDLMRDERDSAAGMPKSVVVSDFFDWGNDRRLDIPWRKTVIYEAHVRGLTMKHPGVPEHQRGTYAGLGSPAIIEHLQKLGVTAVELLPVHEFADDSFLNDKGLSNYWGYSTLNYFSPEQRYASRKTPGGAVAEFKSMVKSLHAAGIEVILDVVYNHTCEGNHLGPTLSFKGIDNASYYWTMPEARHYLDFTGCGNSVNTSNPQTARFVVDSLRYWVEEMHVDGFRFDLATVLGRVGKGGYDPNAPIFQIINQDPVLSRVKLIAEPWDVGLGGYQVGGFPSPWHEWNGKYRDALRKYWKGDENQASEMGYRLTGSADLFAAARRRPQASINFVTAHDGFTLHDLVTYSSKHNEANGEHNRDGADDNQAWNCGVEGETDDKAIISLRERQKRNLLASLFMSNGVPMIVAGDEMGRTQKGNNNAYCQDNELSWVDWNLDPTRQDMLAFTRKLIHLRHGQPVLQRRRFFQGEHLWDSEHKDLAWYRPDGTEMGPEDWQKPFVRSLAYLLGGDAIPTPDERGQRVSGDSLLVLLNAHHDTVSFKVPPLGEGGVWVLELYTADDKRGDEEMKPGSFEMAGRSLAVFRKSGGNGTP, from the coding sequence ATGAGCAGCAAGCGGGAGATCTGGCCGGGCAAGCCCTGGCCGCGCGGCGCGACCTTCGACGGCTCGGGCACCAACTTCGCGGTCTACTCCCAGGTGGCCACGCGGGTGGAAGTGTGTCTGTTCGACAAGGCCGACCCGACGAAGGAGATCGAACGCTTTGATTTGCCGGTGAGCACGGAGTTCGTCTGGCACGGGTACGTGCCGGACCTGGAGCCCGGGACGCTGTACGGCCTGCGCGTGCACGGCCCCTACGAGCCGGAGAAGGGCCACCGCTGCAACCCGCACAAGCTGCTGGTGGACCCGTACGCGAAGGCGCTCTACGGCGAGGTGGACTGGAAGCAGCCGGTGTTCGGCTATCCCCTGGACCATCCGAAGAAGGACCTGATGCGCGACGAGCGCGACAGCGCCGCCGGCATGCCGAAGAGCGTGGTGGTGAGCGACTTCTTCGACTGGGGCAATGACCGGCGCCTGGACATCCCCTGGCGCAAGACGGTCATCTACGAAGCGCACGTGCGCGGCCTCACCATGAAGCACCCGGGCGTGCCGGAGCACCAGCGCGGCACGTACGCGGGCCTGGGTTCACCGGCCATCATCGAACACCTCCAGAAGCTGGGCGTCACCGCGGTGGAGCTCCTGCCGGTGCACGAGTTCGCGGACGACTCGTTCCTCAACGACAAGGGCCTGTCGAACTACTGGGGCTACAGCACGCTGAACTACTTCTCCCCCGAGCAGCGCTACGCCAGCCGCAAGACGCCGGGCGGGGCGGTGGCGGAGTTCAAGTCGATGGTGAAGTCGCTGCACGCGGCGGGCATCGAGGTCATCCTCGACGTCGTGTACAACCACACCTGCGAGGGCAACCACCTGGGGCCCACGCTGTCGTTCAAGGGCATCGACAACGCGTCGTACTACTGGACGATGCCGGAGGCGCGGCACTACCTGGACTTCACCGGGTGCGGCAACAGCGTCAACACCTCCAACCCGCAGACGGCGCGCTTCGTGGTGGACTCGCTGCGCTACTGGGTGGAGGAGATGCACGTGGACGGGTTCCGCTTCGACCTGGCCACGGTGCTGGGCCGCGTGGGCAAGGGCGGCTACGACCCGAACGCGCCCATCTTCCAGATCATCAACCAGGACCCCGTGCTCAGCCGCGTGAAGCTCATCGCGGAGCCGTGGGACGTGGGCCTGGGCGGCTACCAGGTGGGCGGCTTCCCGTCGCCGTGGCACGAGTGGAACGGCAAGTACCGGGACGCGCTGCGCAAGTACTGGAAGGGCGACGAGAACCAGGCGTCGGAGATGGGCTACCGGCTCACCGGCAGCGCGGACCTGTTCGCGGCGGCGCGCCGCAGGCCCCAGGCGAGCATCAACTTCGTCACCGCGCACGACGGCTTCACGCTGCACGACCTGGTGACGTACAGCTCCAAGCACAACGAGGCCAACGGCGAGCACAACCGCGACGGCGCGGATGACAACCAGGCCTGGAACTGCGGCGTGGAGGGAGAGACGGACGACAAGGCCATCATCTCCCTGCGCGAGCGCCAGAAGCGCAACCTCCTGGCGTCGCTCTTCATGTCCAACGGCGTGCCGATGATCGTCGCGGGCGACGAGATGGGCCGCACGCAGAAGGGCAACAACAACGCCTACTGCCAGGACAACGAGCTGTCGTGGGTGGACTGGAACCTGGACCCCACGCGGCAGGACATGCTCGCGTTCACGCGCAAGCTCATCCACCTCCGCCACGGGCAGCCGGTGCTGCAGCGCCGCCGCTTCTTCCAGGGCGAGCACCTGTGGGACTCCGAGCACAAGGACCTGGCGTGGTACCGCCCGGACGGGACGGAGATGGGGCCGGAGGACTGGCAGAAGCCCTTCGTGCGGTCGCTGGCGTACCTGCTGGGCGGCGACGCCATCCCCACGCCGGACGAGCGCGGCCAGCGCGTCAGCGGAGACTCCCTGCTGGTGCTGCTCAACGCGCACCACGACACGGTGTCCTTCAAGGTGCCGCCGCTGGGCGAGGGTGGCGTCTGGGTGCTGGAGCTCTACACGGCGGACGACAAGCGCGGCGACGAGGAGATGAAGCCGGGCTCCTTCGAGATGGCCGGCCGGTCGCTCGCGGTGTTCCGCAAGAGCGGGGGCAACGGCACGCCGTGA
- a CDS encoding efflux RND transporter permease subunit produces the protein MHRVERTLGALAAHNHRRPVVALLCALLLSGVGLLCARNLTLNANLADLLPESFGSVQAIKTQEERFGALGWVVVVGEDADPEQLKRFAEDLAPRLEALPGIRYVEITRPSRFFSDHALYFLSPEDLKEVERRIDARLTWERQHANPLFVSLEDDPAPSLDFSDLEEKYGGGAVTRLSNNPNEYYLDPAARRVVVLAKPETSSSDLTFSRKIVDEVQGVLKQQDLSRYGPDFHTEITGTFQKKLDLQEQITRDVAVASSVAGVLVLLYLFLHFRSMPAVGLVLAPVGAGLAWTYGLVGVAYGQVNLLTAFLGAILGGLGVEHGIHLLGRYLNLRGEGMASEEATREAFTHTGGAALVSALVAAITFFVLGTSRLQAFREFGVIAGLGMLVLILAYVLVMPAVLGLAARHGWKPRKASTATVEAPLGRVIMRRRGVLTLVSALIVAGLVTQMPRLRFDYNVSSLEDESLGSFVLDRAVNQIIGYSQMPVVVLTDSREEEAAVVKELQERKQRLGADSKVDFVASLGSLVPPEQARKQVILKDLAKRLEAVPEGQLTAPQRERLTELRRQVAAPPFTAKDLPPGVRQQFEGRGQNGQGFVVVYPSVDQSDGQAMRKLAKEVRGVRLPDGQAAVVAGESLVLADILDLVSHEAPYILLGTTLAVLLAMWIALGGLRTALLCLTPTVVSLFALLGLMPLVNVEFNYLNIMVIPVLIGTTVDAGVHLVTRLASPGSDFVRVYSETGKAICGGLLTSAVGFGALFLADHPGLNSIGTLANLGFGMNLLIMLVTFPALLLLLSERKRRRRAVPSSSRREHLVDGGQGPHRPTPAS, from the coding sequence ATGCACCGGGTGGAACGCACGCTGGGTGCACTCGCCGCGCACAACCACCGTCGCCCCGTCGTCGCCCTGCTCTGCGCCCTGCTGCTGTCCGGCGTGGGCCTGCTGTGCGCCCGGAACCTGACCCTCAACGCCAACCTGGCGGACCTGCTGCCGGAGTCCTTCGGGAGCGTGCAGGCCATCAAGACCCAGGAGGAGCGCTTCGGGGCGCTGGGGTGGGTGGTGGTCGTCGGTGAGGACGCGGATCCCGAACAGCTCAAGCGCTTCGCGGAGGACCTGGCGCCCAGGCTGGAGGCCCTGCCGGGCATCCGCTACGTGGAGATCACCCGCCCCAGCCGCTTCTTCAGCGACCATGCGCTCTACTTCCTGTCGCCAGAAGATTTGAAGGAGGTGGAGCGCCGCATCGACGCGCGCCTCACCTGGGAGCGCCAGCACGCCAACCCGCTCTTCGTGTCGCTGGAGGACGACCCGGCCCCCTCCCTGGACTTCTCCGACCTGGAGGAGAAGTACGGCGGGGGCGCGGTGACGCGCCTGTCCAACAACCCGAACGAGTACTACCTGGACCCCGCCGCGCGCCGCGTGGTGGTGCTGGCCAAGCCGGAGACGTCGTCCTCGGACCTGACCTTCTCGCGGAAGATCGTCGACGAGGTGCAGGGCGTGCTGAAGCAGCAGGACCTGTCCAGGTACGGGCCCGACTTCCACACGGAGATCACCGGCACGTTCCAGAAGAAGCTGGACCTCCAGGAGCAGATCACCCGCGACGTGGCGGTGGCGTCGTCGGTGGCCGGGGTGCTGGTGCTGCTGTACCTGTTCCTGCACTTCCGCAGCATGCCTGCGGTGGGGCTGGTGCTGGCGCCGGTGGGTGCGGGCCTCGCGTGGACGTATGGCCTGGTGGGCGTGGCATACGGTCAGGTGAACCTCCTGACGGCGTTCCTGGGCGCCATCCTGGGCGGCCTGGGCGTGGAGCACGGCATCCACCTGCTGGGGCGCTACCTGAACCTGCGCGGCGAGGGGATGGCGTCGGAGGAGGCCACGCGCGAAGCCTTCACCCACACGGGCGGCGCGGCGCTGGTGTCCGCGCTGGTGGCGGCGATCACCTTCTTCGTGCTGGGCACCTCCCGCCTCCAGGCGTTCCGCGAGTTCGGCGTCATCGCGGGCCTGGGCATGCTGGTGCTCATCCTGGCCTACGTGCTGGTGATGCCGGCGGTGCTGGGCCTGGCGGCCCGCCACGGCTGGAAGCCACGCAAGGCCTCCACGGCGACGGTCGAGGCGCCGCTGGGCCGCGTCATCATGCGGCGGCGCGGGGTGCTCACGCTGGTGTCCGCGCTCATCGTCGCGGGGCTGGTCACCCAGATGCCGCGCCTGCGGTTCGACTACAACGTGTCCTCGCTGGAGGATGAGAGCCTGGGCTCGTTCGTCCTGGACCGCGCCGTCAACCAGATCATCGGCTATTCGCAGATGCCCGTGGTGGTGCTGACCGACTCCCGCGAAGAGGAGGCCGCGGTCGTCAAGGAGCTGCAGGAGCGCAAGCAGCGGCTGGGCGCGGACTCCAAGGTGGACTTCGTCGCGTCGCTCGGGAGCCTTGTGCCCCCGGAGCAGGCCCGCAAGCAGGTCATCCTGAAGGACCTGGCGAAGCGGCTGGAGGCCGTGCCCGAAGGACAGCTCACCGCGCCGCAGCGGGAGCGGCTGACGGAGCTGCGCCGGCAGGTGGCGGCCCCACCGTTCACCGCGAAGGACCTGCCGCCGGGCGTGCGCCAGCAGTTCGAGGGACGCGGGCAGAACGGCCAGGGCTTCGTGGTGGTGTATCCCTCCGTGGACCAGTCCGACGGGCAGGCCATGCGCAAGCTGGCGAAGGAGGTGCGCGGGGTGAGGCTGCCGGATGGCCAGGCGGCGGTGGTGGCCGGCGAATCGCTGGTGCTCGCGGACATCCTGGACCTGGTGTCACACGAAGCGCCGTACATCCTGCTGGGCACGACACTCGCGGTGCTGCTGGCGATGTGGATCGCGTTGGGCGGGCTGCGCACCGCGCTCCTGTGCCTGACGCCCACCGTGGTGTCGCTCTTCGCGCTGTTGGGATTGATGCCGCTCGTGAACGTGGAGTTCAACTACCTGAACATCATGGTCATCCCGGTGCTCATCGGGACGACGGTGGACGCGGGCGTGCACCTCGTCACCCGGCTGGCGTCTCCAGGGAGCGACTTCGTGCGGGTGTACTCGGAGACGGGCAAGGCCATCTGCGGCGGCCTGCTCACGAGCGCGGTGGGCTTTGGCGCGCTGTTCCTCGCGGACCACCCTGGCCTCAACTCGATTGGCACCCTGGCGAACCTGGGCTTCGGCATGAACCTGCTCATCATGCTGGTGACCTTCCCCGCCTTGCTGCTGCTGCTCTCCGAACGCAAGCGGCGCCGCCGTGCGGTTCCGTCCTCCTCGCGGCGTGAGCACCTCGTGGATGGAGGGCAAGGTCCTCACCGGCCCACGCCCGCCAGCTGA
- a CDS encoding slipin family protein → MSIGRVEVAQNERLFVVVNGRAEQYLGPGRHWVVRPFQHVRFERVSIEQPLIRLDEAKLALVPEKDLQVVELGADERAILFHHGQPVQWLKRGQHQVWTAQRLPGRTGRPETPTVKVERVDVSGVVTSPPSDEVRALIPSTDYTECIAPEGSVALRYVDGVLEAVLPPGRHAAWTVVHKVQFAVIDLRERLLHVTGQEVMTKDRVSLRLNLSAAFRVADARRLSVVSRAPDDVLYLAMQLASREAVATRTLDELLASREAVAESLFAQVKAGAENVGLELLRFGIKDVVLPGEMKELLNRVIQAQKEAEANVITRREETAATRSMAQTAKVLAENPLLVRLKELEAYKDLASKVGQVHLVLGEGAVPTLQLKGG, encoded by the coding sequence ATGAGCATCGGTCGGGTGGAAGTGGCGCAGAACGAGCGGCTGTTCGTCGTGGTGAACGGGCGGGCGGAGCAGTACCTGGGGCCGGGTCGGCACTGGGTGGTGCGTCCCTTCCAGCACGTCCGCTTCGAGCGCGTCTCGATTGAGCAGCCGCTGATCCGCCTGGACGAGGCGAAGCTCGCGTTGGTGCCGGAGAAGGACCTCCAGGTGGTGGAGCTGGGCGCGGACGAGCGCGCCATCCTCTTCCATCACGGCCAGCCGGTGCAGTGGCTGAAGCGGGGTCAGCACCAGGTGTGGACGGCGCAGCGGCTGCCCGGTCGTACCGGTCGGCCCGAGACGCCGACCGTGAAGGTGGAGCGCGTGGACGTGTCCGGGGTGGTGACGTCACCTCCCAGCGACGAGGTGCGCGCGCTCATCCCCTCCACCGACTACACGGAGTGCATCGCTCCGGAAGGCAGCGTGGCGCTGCGGTACGTGGACGGCGTGCTGGAGGCCGTCCTGCCCCCGGGCCGTCACGCGGCGTGGACGGTGGTGCACAAGGTGCAGTTCGCGGTCATCGACCTGCGCGAGCGGCTGCTCCACGTCACCGGCCAGGAGGTGATGACGAAGGACCGCGTGTCGCTGCGGCTCAACCTCTCCGCGGCCTTCCGCGTGGCGGACGCGCGCCGGCTGTCGGTGGTGTCGCGGGCGCCGGACGACGTGCTGTACCTGGCGATGCAGTTGGCGTCGCGCGAGGCCGTGGCCACGCGCACGCTGGATGAGCTGCTGGCGTCGCGGGAGGCGGTGGCGGAGTCGCTGTTCGCGCAGGTGAAGGCGGGGGCGGAGAACGTGGGCCTGGAGCTGCTGCGCTTCGGCATCAAGGACGTGGTGCTGCCGGGTGAGATGAAGGAGCTGCTCAACCGGGTCATCCAGGCGCAGAAGGAGGCGGAGGCCAACGTCATCACGCGCCGCGAGGAGACGGCGGCCACGCGGTCCATGGCGCAGACGGCGAAGGTGCTGGCGGAGAACCCGCTCCTGGTGCGGCTCAAGGAGCTGGAGGCGTACAAGGACCTCGCGTCCAAGGTGGGGCAGGTCCACCTGGTGCTGGGCGAGGGCGCGGTGCCCACGCTCCAGCTCAAGGGCGGGTGA
- a CDS encoding class I SAM-dependent methyltransferase yields MADETDGGAPGPDVGHGGSAVARVYGEIASAYEVLYPALHRYGDRVERFLADAVAPGMRVLDVGCGPALHTRGLDASVDVVGLDFAPEMLELAKRARPAGTWREHSYLEPVPEDLGRFDVALAIGCLDFCDDLPRVLGHLAQALKPGGRMLFTVLERRPGLEAHEEATRQVRTADTDVTLHLWSSVETARALDGAGLRTGFYLHAPGWELLAEERTMWFGWWYVTRG; encoded by the coding sequence ATGGCGGACGAAACGGACGGCGGAGCACCGGGGCCTGACGTGGGGCACGGTGGATCCGCCGTCGCGAGGGTGTACGGGGAGATCGCCTCCGCCTACGAGGTGCTCTACCCCGCGCTGCACCGCTACGGCGACCGCGTGGAGCGCTTCCTCGCGGACGCGGTGGCCCCGGGGATGCGCGTGCTGGACGTGGGCTGCGGCCCCGCCCTGCACACGCGCGGCCTGGATGCGTCCGTGGACGTGGTGGGCCTGGACTTCGCGCCGGAGATGCTGGAGCTGGCGAAGCGCGCGCGCCCCGCGGGGACGTGGCGCGAGCACAGCTACCTGGAGCCGGTGCCGGAGGACCTGGGCCGCTTCGACGTGGCGCTGGCCATTGGCTGCCTGGACTTCTGTGACGACCTGCCGCGCGTGCTGGGGCACCTGGCCCAGGCGCTGAAGCCCGGAGGGCGGATGCTCTTCACGGTGCTGGAGCGCAGGCCCGGGCTGGAGGCGCACGAAGAGGCCACGCGCCAGGTGCGCACGGCGGACACGGACGTGACGCTGCACCTGTGGAGTTCGGTGGAGACGGCGCGCGCGCTGGACGGCGCCGGGCTGCGCACGGGCTTCTACCTGCACGCGCCCGGCTGGGAGCTGCTCGCGGAGGAGCGCACCATGTGGTTCGGCTGGTGGTACGTGACGCGGGGCTGA
- a CDS encoding glutathione S-transferase family protein: MKLYFHPLSGNSRRVLLVAAHLDVPLERIVVDLPKGEQRGAPHLKLNPNGRVPVLDDDGFLLWESRAIMQYLTEKTPGQTLLPTDARGRADVSRWLFWCSAHMAPANTILVFENFVKAQTGRGPADPAEVARGEALVAQNAQLLDAHLAGRTWVAQERLTLADLSLAASFALAGPARLPISDYANLRTWLGRVQELEAWKRTAPSLPRG; encoded by the coding sequence ATGAAGCTCTACTTCCATCCCCTGTCCGGAAACTCGCGCCGCGTGCTGCTCGTGGCCGCCCACCTCGACGTGCCCCTCGAGCGCATCGTGGTCGACCTGCCCAAGGGCGAGCAGCGCGGGGCGCCGCACCTGAAGCTCAACCCCAACGGGCGCGTCCCAGTCCTCGATGACGACGGCTTCCTGCTCTGGGAGTCACGCGCCATCATGCAGTACCTGACCGAGAAGACACCGGGACAGACCCTGCTCCCGACGGATGCGCGCGGCCGCGCGGATGTGAGCCGCTGGCTCTTCTGGTGCTCGGCCCACATGGCCCCGGCGAACACCATCCTGGTCTTCGAGAACTTCGTGAAGGCGCAGACGGGGCGCGGGCCGGCTGATCCCGCCGAGGTCGCGCGGGGCGAGGCGCTCGTCGCGCAGAACGCGCAGCTCCTGGACGCGCACCTCGCGGGCAGGACGTGGGTCGCGCAGGAGCGCCTGACGCTCGCGGACCTCTCCCTGGCCGCGTCGTTCGCCCTCGCGGGTCCGGCGCGCCTGCCCATCTCGGACTACGCGAACCTCCGGACCTGGCTCGGGCGCGTGCAGGAACTGGAGGCGTGGAAGCGCACCGCGCCCTCCCTGCCGCGCGGTTGA